The Desulfuromonas versatilis genome has a segment encoding these proteins:
- the mltA gene encoding murein transglycosylase A, whose translation MPAGCGRRPVPRFIAILPALVLLCLASCTLAPEVAPPAPPPPPVPQVVVPALTPVPWELVDGWPDPEPGPALEAFLKSCQGLKSRPQFQSACSAAKAVNVVDPGAVQRFFEQYFTPHQVRNVDGTGSGLITGYYVPELKGSRMPTARHKYPLYGLPDDLLVIDLRSVYPELGDYRLRGRVVGRKVVPYWDRTVIDGPQQPLAGKELFWVEDPVELFFLHIQGSGRISLPGGEKIMLNYADQNGHPYRSIGKLLLERGAMTRDQMSMQNIKEWARQNPESVAGLLGENPSYVFFRELDPGVQVPPGALGVPLTPGRSLAVDPRTIPLGAPVFIATTWPGGGGPLRRLMAAQDTGGAIKGRVRADFFWGLGEEAGSYAGRTKQAGWLWVLLPKEAQTQAGAKTRP comes from the coding sequence ATGCCCGCTGGTTGTGGCCGTCGTCCCGTCCCCCGGTTTATCGCGATTCTTCCTGCCCTTGTGCTGCTGTGCCTGGCCTCCTGCACCCTGGCTCCCGAGGTGGCTCCGCCTGCGCCGCCGCCACCGCCGGTGCCGCAGGTGGTGGTGCCGGCCCTTACCCCGGTCCCCTGGGAGCTGGTCGACGGCTGGCCCGACCCGGAACCGGGTCCGGCCCTGGAGGCGTTTTTGAAAAGCTGCCAGGGGCTGAAGTCCCGCCCCCAGTTCCAGTCGGCCTGCAGCGCGGCGAAGGCGGTGAACGTCGTCGATCCGGGTGCGGTGCAGAGGTTTTTCGAGCAGTATTTCACCCCCCACCAGGTGCGCAATGTCGACGGGACGGGTTCTGGGCTGATCACCGGTTATTACGTCCCCGAACTCAAAGGGAGCCGGATGCCCACAGCCCGCCATAAGTACCCGCTTTACGGGCTGCCCGACGACCTGCTGGTCATCGATCTGCGCAGCGTCTACCCCGAACTCGGCGATTACCGGCTGCGCGGCCGGGTGGTGGGGCGCAAGGTGGTGCCCTACTGGGACCGGACGGTGATCGACGGGCCGCAACAGCCCCTGGCGGGCAAGGAACTGTTCTGGGTCGAGGACCCCGTCGAGCTGTTCTTCCTGCACATCCAGGGGTCGGGGCGCATCAGCCTGCCGGGCGGCGAGAAGATCATGCTCAATTACGCGGACCAGAATGGCCACCCCTATCGCTCCATCGGCAAGCTGCTGCTCGAGCGCGGAGCCATGACCCGCGACCAGATGTCGATGCAGAACATCAAGGAATGGGCCCGGCAAAACCCCGAAAGCGTCGCCGGACTGCTCGGTGAAAACCCCAGCTACGTGTTCTTTCGCGAACTGGACCCCGGGGTCCAGGTGCCTCCCGGAGCCCTCGGGGTGCCGCTCACCCCGGGGCGCAGCCTGGCCGTCGACCCGCGGACTATCCCCCTGGGGGCACCGGTCTTTATCGCCACAACCTGGCCGGGCGGCGGCGGTCCGCTGCGGCGCCTGATGGCGGCTCAGGACACCGGCGGGGCGATCAAGGGCCGGGTGCGGGCCGATTTTTTCTGGGGACTGGGCGAAGAGGCGGGCAGCTACGCCGGCCGCACCAAGCAGGCCGGCTGGCTTTGGGTGCTGCTGCCCAAGGAGGCGCAGACCCAGGCCGGTGCGAAGACCAGGCCCTGA
- the priA gene encoding replication restart helicase PriA — MKPSLVATVAVAAPLDKLLSYLLPAELRERARVGVRLRVPLGRRSVVGYLLGVAEGEAEGLKPVAEVLDEAPLFPPAMIDFFLRAAEYYCHPPGEVIRTALPAGLSGRGAEVSILQERFYRAAPRGDEPPGARQRQICQLVRERGQVALSELREHFAAPHAPLRRLVELGFLEEESGERLRDPFLDQPPPPDSQLEPTPDQARALEQLRAKLGDGFAPFLLHGVTGSGKTEVYLRIIAAALQRGARALVLVPEIALTPQLVGRFRARFAAAGTGIAVLHSGLSDGERYDAWRAIARGAADIVIGARSAVFAPLERLGVIVVDEEHEASYKQAEGFRYHARDLALLRGQMSKTLVLLGSATPALTTFHRAREGQSGYLPLAARAQERPLPAVELVDLVQQRPEGVLSAPLVAALGEVLEARQQALLLLNRRGFSPYLLCGDCGQSFRCPNCEITLTYYQKSRRLRCHYCDFSQAPPELCPRCSGGGLAPEGAGTERLEEELEALFPQARIARMDRDSTTRKGSHQQLVERMSRGEVDILIGTQMIAKGHDFPGVTLVGVVGADSSLNFPDFRSAERTFALLTQVAGRAGRAELPGRVYIQTFAPEHYALQCAALHDYQGFYEQEIAFRQELGYPPFGYLVNLVLAGNDPGRVNAAATALAEALADDAGEAEVLGPAPCPLARLRGKTRMQVLLKAPRRPPLRRLLVRLDVLRRKIPAGVALAVDVDPVDML, encoded by the coding sequence GTGAAACCATCGCTCGTCGCCACCGTGGCCGTGGCGGCGCCACTGGACAAGCTGCTCTCCTACCTGCTGCCCGCCGAGCTGCGCGAGCGGGCCCGGGTCGGGGTGCGCTTGCGGGTGCCGCTGGGCCGGCGCAGCGTGGTCGGCTACCTGCTGGGGGTGGCCGAAGGGGAGGCGGAGGGCCTCAAGCCGGTCGCCGAGGTGCTCGACGAGGCGCCCCTGTTCCCGCCGGCGATGATCGATTTTTTCCTGCGCGCCGCCGAGTATTACTGCCATCCCCCCGGAGAGGTGATCCGCACCGCCCTGCCGGCGGGGCTATCGGGGCGGGGCGCCGAGGTCAGCATCCTGCAGGAGCGCTTCTACCGCGCCGCGCCGCGCGGCGACGAGCCGCCGGGGGCCCGGCAGCGGCAGATCTGCCAGCTGGTGCGGGAGCGGGGGCAGGTCGCCCTGAGCGAGCTGCGCGAACACTTCGCCGCGCCCCACGCGCCGCTGCGGCGGCTGGTGGAGTTGGGCTTTCTCGAGGAGGAGAGCGGCGAGCGGCTGCGCGACCCGTTCCTTGACCAGCCCCCGCCGCCCGATTCGCAACTCGAACCGACCCCCGACCAGGCCCGGGCGCTGGAGCAGCTGCGGGCCAAGTTGGGTGATGGGTTCGCGCCGTTTCTGCTACACGGGGTGACCGGCAGCGGCAAGACCGAGGTCTACCTGCGGATCATCGCCGCGGCCCTGCAGCGGGGGGCCCGGGCCCTGGTCCTGGTCCCGGAAATCGCCCTGACCCCCCAGCTGGTGGGGCGCTTCCGAGCCCGCTTCGCCGCCGCCGGCACCGGCATCGCGGTGCTGCACTCGGGGCTCTCCGACGGCGAGCGCTACGATGCCTGGCGGGCCATCGCCCGCGGTGCCGCCGATATCGTCATCGGCGCCCGCTCGGCGGTTTTCGCCCCCCTGGAGCGGCTCGGTGTCATCGTCGTCGACGAGGAGCACGAGGCGAGCTACAAGCAGGCCGAGGGGTTTCGCTACCATGCCCGGGACCTCGCCCTGCTGCGCGGCCAGATGAGCAAGACCCTGGTGCTGCTCGGCAGCGCCACCCCGGCGCTGACCACCTTTCACCGGGCCCGCGAGGGGCAAAGCGGCTATCTGCCGCTGGCCGCACGCGCCCAGGAGCGTCCCCTGCCTGCGGTTGAGCTGGTCGACCTGGTCCAGCAGCGCCCCGAAGGGGTGCTCTCGGCCCCGCTGGTGGCGGCCCTGGGCGAGGTGCTGGAGGCGCGCCAGCAGGCGCTGCTGCTGCTTAACCGGCGCGGCTTTTCTCCCTACCTGCTGTGCGGCGACTGCGGCCAGAGCTTCCGCTGCCCCAACTGCGAAATCACCCTGACCTATTACCAGAAGTCCCGGCGGCTGCGCTGCCACTACTGCGATTTCAGCCAGGCGCCCCCCGAGCTCTGCCCGCGCTGCAGCGGCGGCGGCCTCGCCCCCGAAGGGGCCGGCACCGAGCGGCTCGAGGAGGAGCTGGAGGCGCTGTTTCCCCAGGCCCGCATCGCCCGCATGGACCGCGACTCGACCACGCGCAAGGGCTCCCACCAGCAGCTGGTGGAGCGGATGAGCCGGGGCGAGGTGGATATCCTGATCGGCACCCAGATGATCGCCAAGGGACACGATTTTCCCGGGGTGACCCTGGTCGGGGTGGTGGGGGCCGACTCGTCGCTGAACTTCCCCGATTTCCGCAGCGCCGAGCGGACCTTCGCCCTGCTGACCCAGGTGGCCGGCCGCGCCGGGCGCGCCGAGCTGCCCGGCAGGGTCTATATCCAGACTTTTGCCCCCGAGCATTACGCCCTGCAGTGTGCCGCCCTGCACGACTACCAGGGGTTCTACGAGCAGGAGATCGCCTTTCGCCAGGAGCTCGGCTACCCCCCCTTCGGTTACCTGGTCAACCTGGTGCTGGCCGGCAACGACCCGGGGCGGGTCAATGCGGCGGCGACTGCCCTGGCCGAGGCCTTGGCGGACGACGCCGGGGAGGCCGAGGTGCTCGGCCCGGCCCCCTGCCCGCTGGCCCGGCTGCGGGGCAAGACCCGCATGCAGGTGCTGCTCAAGGCCCCCCGCCGCCCCCCGCTGCGCCGTCTGCTGGTACGCCTCGATGTCCTGCGCCGCAAGATCCCCGCGGGGGTGGCCCTGGCCGTCGACGTCGACCCGGTAGATATGCTTTGA
- a CDS encoding FprA family A-type flavoprotein → MAGPIEIKPGVTWLGARHPELRIFDELFPTRHGSSYNSYLVRGTSKTALIDTVKAPYTEAFIENLSSLVPLEQIDLVVVNHTEPDHSGALGRLLELNPEIEVYCTRPGENFLKQLFEQPMKTHPVAEGEEIDLGGRTLRFILAPSLHWPDTMFTYLVEDAILFSCDAFGSHYCSDKLYNDEAGDFTAEFEQYFDTIMRPFKEKIREAVAKVEGLPIELVCPSHGPVLRSHPKAAIARYKELAAAPPASAAKRALVLTLSPHGNTRQMARSVAAGLQAQGVEVAEYSLIDADTQVLRSELERCDALVVGTPTINRDAPPPVWNALSLLSSVTPKGKLGAVFGSFGWSGEAVNLVEERLKGLKYSLPVPGLTYRFKPTDHDIQECRDFGEQVGKALTQA, encoded by the coding sequence ATGGCCGGTCCTATCGAAATCAAACCGGGGGTGACGTGGCTGGGGGCACGCCACCCCGAGTTGCGCATATTCGACGAGCTCTTCCCCACCCGCCACGGCAGCAGCTACAATTCCTACCTGGTGCGCGGCACCAGCAAGACCGCTCTCATCGACACGGTCAAGGCCCCCTATACCGAGGCCTTTATCGAGAACCTGAGCAGCCTGGTGCCGCTGGAGCAGATCGACCTGGTGGTGGTCAACCATACCGAACCCGACCATTCGGGGGCGCTGGGGCGGCTGCTCGAGCTCAACCCCGAGATCGAGGTCTATTGCACGCGCCCCGGGGAGAACTTTCTCAAGCAGCTCTTCGAGCAGCCGATGAAGACCCACCCGGTGGCCGAAGGCGAGGAGATCGACCTGGGCGGCCGGACGCTGCGCTTCATCCTCGCCCCTTCGCTGCACTGGCCCGACACCATGTTCACCTACCTGGTGGAGGACGCCATCCTCTTCTCCTGCGACGCCTTCGGCTCCCACTACTGCAGCGACAAGCTCTACAACGACGAAGCCGGGGATTTCACCGCCGAGTTCGAGCAGTACTTCGACACCATCATGCGCCCCTTCAAGGAGAAGATCCGCGAGGCGGTGGCCAAGGTCGAAGGGCTGCCCATCGAGCTGGTCTGCCCCTCCCACGGGCCGGTGCTGCGCAGCCACCCCAAGGCGGCCATCGCCCGCTACAAGGAACTGGCCGCCGCCCCGCCCGCTTCGGCGGCCAAGAGGGCCCTGGTGCTGACCCTTTCGCCCCACGGCAACACCCGGCAGATGGCCCGCTCGGTGGCCGCCGGCCTGCAGGCCCAGGGGGTCGAGGTGGCCGAGTACAGCCTGATCGATGCCGACACCCAGGTGCTGCGCAGCGAGCTGGAGCGCTGCGACGCCCTGGTGGTGGGCACCCCGACCATCAACCGCGACGCGCCCCCGCCGGTCTGGAACGCTTTGTCGCTGCTCTCCTCGGTGACCCCCAAGGGGAAGCTGGGCGCCGTGTTCGGTTCCTTCGGTTGGAGCGGCGAGGCGGTGAACCTGGTGGAGGAGCGCCTCAAGGGGCTCAAGTACTCCCTGCCGGTGCCGGGGCTGACCTACCGCTTCAAGCCCACCGACCATGACATCCAGGAGTGCCGTGACTTCGGCGAGCAGGTGGGCAAGGCCCTGACCCAGGCCTGA
- the aroF gene encoding 3-deoxy-7-phosphoheptulonate synthase, translating into MLIVMDHNATEEQVKAVQKAVEVMGLEAKPIPGSERTAIGVLGNQGYVDDATIRELPGVRECIHVSKPYKLVSRDFHPESTVVEAAGVRFGDGQRPVVIAGPCSIENEKQMLDAARQVKAAGGQVLRGGAFKPRTGPHSFQGLGVEGLKLLRQAGDAEGLPVITEVMRIDQLEAVCRHADILQIGARNMQNFDLLKEAGRSGFPVLLKRGMSATIEEFLAAAEYLLAEGNERVILCERGIRTFERATRNTLDLSVVPLIRQMSHLPIIVDPSHATGKRPLVPVMAKAALVAGAHGIMVEVHPEPEKALCDGAQSLSGEGFASLMGEVEGLLKYLGY; encoded by the coding sequence ATGCTTATCGTCATGGACCACAACGCCACCGAAGAGCAGGTCAAAGCCGTGCAGAAGGCCGTGGAGGTCATGGGCCTGGAGGCCAAGCCGATCCCGGGGAGCGAACGCACCGCCATCGGGGTGCTCGGCAACCAGGGCTACGTGGACGACGCCACCATCCGCGAGTTGCCCGGGGTGCGCGAGTGCATCCACGTGAGCAAGCCCTACAAGCTGGTCTCGCGGGATTTTCATCCCGAGTCGACGGTGGTCGAGGCCGCCGGGGTGCGCTTCGGCGACGGTCAGCGGCCGGTGGTCATCGCCGGGCCCTGCTCCATCGAGAACGAAAAGCAGATGCTCGACGCCGCCCGCCAGGTCAAGGCGGCCGGCGGGCAGGTGCTGCGCGGCGGCGCTTTCAAGCCGCGCACCGGGCCCCACTCCTTCCAGGGGCTGGGGGTCGAGGGGCTCAAACTGCTGCGCCAGGCCGGCGACGCCGAGGGGCTGCCGGTGATCACCGAGGTGATGCGCATCGACCAGCTCGAGGCGGTCTGCCGCCACGCCGACATCCTGCAGATCGGCGCCCGCAACATGCAGAACTTCGACCTGCTCAAGGAGGCCGGCCGCAGCGGTTTCCCCGTGCTGCTCAAACGCGGCATGAGCGCCACCATCGAGGAGTTTCTTGCCGCCGCCGAATACCTGCTGGCCGAGGGGAACGAGCGGGTCATCCTCTGCGAGCGCGGCATCCGCACCTTCGAGCGGGCCACCCGCAACACCCTCGACCTGTCGGTAGTCCCGCTGATCCGCCAGATGAGCCATCTGCCGATCATCGTCGACCCCAGCCACGCCACCGGCAAGCGCCCGCTGGTGCCGGTGATGGCCAAGGCGGCGCTGGTCGCCGGCGCCCACGGGATCATGGTCGAGGTTCATCCCGAGCCGGAAAAGGCGCTGTGCGACGGAGCGCAGAGCCTGAGCGGCGAGGGGTTCGCCAGCCTGATGGGGGAGGTCGAGGGCCTGCTCAAATACCTGGGCTATTAA
- a CDS encoding pyridoxal phosphate-dependent aminotransferase codes for MAIPVSRRAREVKPFLAMELMERAKELEAQGRDIIYLCLGEPDFPTPEVVTEEVVSAIRGGATSYTHSLGLLELRQEIARFYRRRYQVEIDPAQVLVSSGTSPLMLLLFAALLEEGDEIILSDPGYACYANFIRFPGGVPRFLRTREQDGFQPRPEQVRAMLSPRSRGVLINSPSNPAGSVMPTAWLEELAQLPVPVISDEIYHGLTYAGEERSILEFTPEAFVLGGFSKAYAMTGWRLGYLISPPGCMRALQSLHQNFLICANNFVQRAGIAALTRCDADLQKMREAYDRRRRFLVERLRQLGLGIGFEPVGAFYVLADARHLGSDSLALSREILEQTGVAVTPGIDFGPGAEGYLRFSYANSMEKLREATERLEKYLKGR; via the coding sequence ATGGCGATCCCTGTTTCCCGGCGGGCCCGGGAGGTCAAGCCGTTTCTGGCCATGGAACTCATGGAGAGGGCCAAGGAACTCGAGGCCCAAGGCCGGGACATCATCTATCTGTGCCTCGGCGAGCCCGACTTTCCCACTCCGGAGGTGGTGACCGAGGAGGTCGTGTCGGCGATCCGGGGCGGGGCGACCTCCTATACCCACTCCCTGGGGCTGCTGGAGCTGCGCCAGGAGATCGCCCGCTTCTACCGGCGCCGCTACCAGGTCGAGATCGACCCGGCCCAGGTGCTGGTCTCCTCGGGGACCAGCCCGCTGATGCTGCTGCTGTTCGCCGCGCTGCTCGAAGAGGGGGACGAGATCATCCTCTCCGACCCCGGCTACGCCTGCTACGCCAATTTCATCCGCTTCCCCGGCGGGGTGCCGCGGTTTTTGCGCACCCGCGAACAGGACGGCTTCCAGCCCCGCCCCGAACAGGTCCGCGCCATGCTCAGCCCCCGCAGCCGCGGGGTGCTGATCAACTCCCCCTCCAACCCGGCCGGCTCGGTGATGCCCACGGCCTGGCTCGAAGAGCTGGCCCAGCTGCCGGTGCCGGTGATCTCCGACGAGATCTACCACGGCCTGACCTACGCCGGCGAGGAGCGCAGCATCCTCGAATTCACCCCCGAGGCCTTCGTGCTGGGCGGCTTCTCCAAGGCCTACGCCATGACCGGCTGGCGGCTCGGCTACCTGATCTCGCCGCCGGGCTGCATGCGCGCCCTGCAGAGCCTGCACCAGAACTTCCTGATCTGCGCCAACAACTTCGTGCAGCGCGCCGGCATCGCCGCGCTGACCCGCTGCGACGCCGACCTGCAGAAGATGCGCGAAGCCTACGACCGGCGCCGGCGCTTTTTGGTGGAGCGGCTGCGCCAGCTCGGCCTGGGGATCGGCTTCGAGCCTGTCGGCGCCTTCTACGTGCTGGCCGACGCCCGCCACCTGGGGAGCGATTCGCTGGCCCTGTCCCGCGAGATCCTCGAGCAGACCGGGGTCGCCGTCACCCCGGGCATCGATTTCGGCCCCGGCGCCGAGGGCTACCTGCGCTTCTCCTACGCCAATTCCATGGAAAAGCTGCGCGAGGCCACCGAAAGGCTGGAGAAATACCTGAAGGGGCGCTGA
- a CDS encoding c-type cytochrome, with protein MNLKSFAAVFAAAGLTLALAGTANAVDNEARARELINALGCKGCHQFNGEGGNLGPALDQVGARLTSGQLRAKLVDPKASVPTSIMPSFSHMAEEDLKVLTEYLAGLK; from the coding sequence ATGAACCTGAAGAGTTTTGCGGCCGTCTTCGCAGCGGCCGGACTGACCCTGGCGCTCGCCGGGACGGCAAACGCCGTCGATAACGAGGCCCGTGCGCGGGAACTGATCAACGCCCTCGGCTGCAAAGGGTGCCACCAGTTCAACGGCGAGGGCGGCAACCTGGGCCCGGCCCTTGACCAGGTCGGCGCCCGCCTGACCAGCGGCCAGCTGCGCGCCAAGCTGGTCGACCCCAAGGCCAGCGTGCCGACCTCCATCATGCCCTCCTTCAGCCACATGGCCGAGGAAGACCTCAAGGTCCTCACCGAGTACCTGGCCGGCCTCAAGTAA
- the trmB gene encoding tRNA (guanosine(46)-N7)-methyltransferase TrmB produces the protein MTQRMLEITSPNFIPEERLAEIDDLRTLFGNDRPLVLEIGCGIGDFIAQLAAGDPGRNYLAIDIYNKGCLKTCRRIDEAGLQNVRVLRMEARFLLARHLRAETLSAVYINCPDPWPKKRHRGRRLVNREFLQTLLYYLVPEGNLFFCTDFVDYAEDVAALLPTLEGYRNVLAEPFALELAGYPHSKYMRRFLELGQPIHFVHHRKAPGFRADESLLPPVTQGFRVRWQQVENG, from the coding sequence ATGACCCAGCGGATGCTTGAAATCACGTCCCCCAACTTCATCCCCGAGGAGCGTCTCGCAGAAATCGACGATTTGCGAACCCTCTTCGGCAACGACCGCCCCCTCGTCCTGGAGATCGGCTGCGGCATCGGCGATTTCATCGCCCAACTGGCCGCCGGCGACCCGGGACGAAACTACCTGGCCATCGACATCTACAACAAGGGGTGCCTGAAAACCTGCCGCAGGATCGACGAAGCCGGCCTGCAGAACGTGCGGGTGCTGCGCATGGAGGCCCGCTTCCTGCTGGCTCGCCACCTGAGGGCGGAGACCCTGAGCGCGGTCTACATCAATTGCCCCGATCCCTGGCCGAAAAAACGCCACCGCGGACGGCGCCTGGTCAACCGCGAATTTCTGCAGACGCTGCTCTACTACCTGGTGCCGGAGGGGAACCTTTTCTTCTGCACCGATTTCGTCGACTACGCCGAGGACGTGGCGGCCCTGCTGCCGACGCTGGAGGGCTACCGCAACGTGCTGGCGGAACCCTTCGCCCTCGAGCTCGCCGGCTATCCGCATTCCAAGTACATGCGCCGCTTTCTCGAGCTGGGCCAGCCGATCCACTTCGTGCATCACCGCAAGGCTCCCGGGTTCAGGGCCGACGAATCCCTGCTGCCCCCCGTCACCCAGGGGTTCAGGGTCCGCTGGCAGCAGGTGGAAAATGGATAG
- the truD gene encoding tRNA pseudouridine(13) synthase TruD gives MDRYLSKAVAGTGGTIKESPEDFRVEEIPLYLPCGEGEHLYIEVEKQGLTTFDLLHQLSRALGVKEREMGYAGLKDARATTRQTVSAPGVAPERALEVQIEGVRILSARRHRNKLRPGHLAGNRFEIRIRDPREGSLEAARDVLHILESLGVPNAFGEQRYGSFGNSHLIGRAILLRDFAEAIRQIIGDPAQIKNQRWREGAERFAAGDLRGALEALPGRLRDERRLVHILLEGGSAEAAVMGMPRKLLRLYLSAIQSHLFDRIVAMRLDSLETLWPGDLAYKHDNGACFAVTDPAAEQPRAERFEISPSGPLFGCKVTLARGKAGILEESLLEKEGLALESFRIGQGLTMEGERRALRVPLQEPGVRLDGADLVLSFALPRGSYATSVLREIIKPGQESAAT, from the coding sequence ATGGATAGGTATCTCAGCAAGGCGGTGGCCGGCACCGGCGGCACCATCAAGGAGAGCCCCGAAGACTTCCGGGTCGAGGAAATCCCTCTCTACCTCCCCTGCGGCGAGGGCGAGCATCTCTACATCGAGGTGGAAAAACAGGGGCTGACCACCTTCGACCTGCTGCACCAGCTCTCCAGGGCCCTCGGCGTCAAGGAGCGGGAGATGGGCTACGCCGGGCTCAAGGACGCCCGCGCCACCACCCGACAGACGGTCTCGGCTCCCGGAGTCGCCCCCGAACGGGCGCTGGAGGTGCAGATCGAGGGGGTGCGCATCCTCTCCGCCAGGCGTCACCGCAACAAGCTGCGCCCCGGCCACCTGGCCGGCAACCGCTTCGAGATCCGCATCCGCGACCCCCGCGAGGGGAGCCTCGAGGCCGCCCGGGATGTCCTGCACATCCTCGAGAGCCTCGGGGTGCCCAACGCCTTCGGTGAACAGCGCTACGGCAGCTTCGGCAACTCGCACCTGATCGGCCGGGCCATCCTGCTGCGCGACTTCGCCGAAGCCATTCGCCAGATCATCGGCGACCCCGCACAGATCAAGAACCAGCGCTGGCGCGAAGGGGCCGAGCGCTTCGCCGCCGGGGATCTGCGCGGAGCCCTCGAGGCCCTGCCGGGCAGGCTGCGCGACGAGCGCCGGTTGGTGCACATCCTGCTCGAAGGGGGCAGCGCCGAGGCGGCGGTGATGGGCATGCCGCGCAAGCTGCTGCGGCTCTACCTTTCGGCGATCCAGTCCCACCTCTTCGACCGTATCGTCGCCATGCGCCTGGACAGCCTGGAGACGCTCTGGCCGGGAGATCTGGCCTACAAGCACGACAACGGGGCCTGCTTTGCGGTGACCGACCCGGCGGCCGAACAGCCGCGGGCCGAGCGTTTCGAGATCAGCCCCTCGGGCCCGCTGTTCGGCTGCAAGGTCACCCTGGCCCGCGGCAAGGCGGGGATCCTGGAGGAAAGCCTGCTCGAAAAGGAGGGGCTCGCCCTGGAAAGCTTCCGCATTGGCCAGGGGCTGACCATGGAGGGCGAACGCCGCGCGCTGCGGGTCCCCCTGCAGGAGCCCGGCGTTCGCCTCGATGGAGCCGACCTGGTGCTGAGCTTCGCCCTGCCCCGCGGCAGCTACGCCACCAGCGTGCTGCGCGAAATCATCAAGCCCGGACAGGAATCGGCCGCGACCTAA
- a CDS encoding DUF4212 domain-containing protein, whose amino-acid sequence MDKQQAPPDPPAKDYRVNFFRPRPGFMRQKVRYTWILLISWAFFTFGFQLLLLLTQRKADGTGRLTETVVLGFPLHYLFSGQFIIVWFIVLCLLFNLFVDHLTKLYRKRK is encoded by the coding sequence ATGGACAAGCAGCAGGCGCCGCCCGACCCACCCGCCAAGGACTACCGCGTCAATTTCTTCCGCCCCCGCCCCGGCTTCATGCGCCAGAAGGTGCGCTACACCTGGATCCTGCTGATAAGCTGGGCCTTCTTCACCTTCGGCTTCCAACTGTTGCTGCTGCTCACCCAGCGCAAGGCGGACGGCACGGGGCGGCTGACCGAGACGGTGGTGCTCGGTTTCCCCCTCCACTACCTGTTCTCCGGGCAGTTCATCATCGTCTGGTTCATCGTCCTGTGCCTGCTGTTCAACCTGTTCGTCGACCACCTCACCAAACTCTACCGAAAGCGCAAATAG